The following are encoded together in the Macadamia integrifolia cultivar HAES 741 chromosome 10, SCU_Mint_v3, whole genome shotgun sequence genome:
- the LOC122091667 gene encoding uncharacterized protein LOC122091667: MMGEMDDDFGDLYSDVEIQLSDAVNAISGFNQVYIEHDNKKESSSVDGRLAFELRSKKDNSMLCSEEEGENKGDRIPSGNEAGTPDLEADGDEELIVDDGSDSENDLHIVLNEDDCGMPFVPREAITDNRGVSEGSDEKDDDFVVANDANRSSNDGTLLDQPPSSCDGLEQADLCSCAEKGNGKKCYQLSQYSQYKYIRPINLEVGGSGATVSLSSPLSGKGDCDADGCNRQMVSRMPHTASSSTTIIPSVAQQGYCFSLPRYRTIFDIDIDILEWKPWRHLGANRTDFFNFGLDEESWKKYRNHMAFRAEFQHETIAPEAVAGGSCQVVEATEVPVSLENADRGGKRLEVPKGRAIQVEGGIGDRQSSMDVRRPRNRDSDVVIQISVHDSLGDSTGSSKQEGHVDDVVLEKSERRESGTDDNSNMHDSGGVHEDARSMESVDELSKRFSVSHAKDSKTCHLTRCSQPTAMPNALTRDPDGQVDEHKCDVDRHYHQKAKEHAFKDEKVTVEQTTEVVVDKIPLKEEPQILEAVSSLCYQIQGCASSSYVEGHSKASNVGMDIDMDRNMKPSKRPSSNSVTELKESVRSDSFDSESNGSELELGEWKYGSEVQSPNHVKQNCYSRMRSCHASELELGECKYGSEVQSPNHVEQNCDSQMQLCNVAELKNHRDDDETVLISYRKDRCGGDRLKVSHGTHKGMRRNNGVYDGKHLSYYRGIEVPTSHRSDRTVDRQSRNVSTENFHGIPRLFEDDMDPFLKHTSEKNSAVDRKRKDYLHERAHVNDRINSISYKETRSLSGDSSLNTKKEMNPWQRRNWDDESRFRNRTPDEELEHRCIEEPREKYGRHVPYNGREPFKEKYDRYIPYVEREIERSGTRNRYCRSPCLDLDSEWSSSGYDDEFWRHPNHRCSSVDTCREFQIVKERRWQYIASPRNDAGDSRRFDERYFDHWRQTRSEKLRVRDSRWIDPLCKYDCDAKDRSIYPDADICKERRQSSRRSEAFHWDENIRSRYRNQDDMYAEEAPFSFEKNKRHEFIHVEREQAVLTSKHQDLGPNEQGGRKIIREERISEFSSHSNSGSDIIYRGKQEQAVLRSSDSALGVWEGKFSGRLSKAGDARCSGGQRHMDRMIDNEQMIFRHSDESHIRKTVLPNRSKVASHSSSSKIEISHCYLKPSTNGEKWIDKDPDTQYHEASDLEEGQLAEEPEKKEIGAVEQKNMSGSTTGIDVKGWSVKTEDVGNKEKGFVVYDNRRILESLAKMEKRRERFKEPILPKDLGMNSKLEPVPTVETAAIKQQRPQRKRRWTGT, encoded by the exons ATGATGGGGGAGATGGATGATGATTTTGGCGATCTCTACTCAGACGTAGAGATTCAACTAAGTGATGCCGTTAATGCAATCTCGGGCTTCAATCAGGTGTACATAGAACATGATAATAAGAAGGAGAGTAGTAGTGTCGATGGTCGTCTAGCCTTCGAATTGAGGTCGAAGAAAGATAATTCGATGCTGTGCAGTGAGGAGGAGGGGGAAAACAAGGGGGACCGGATTCCGAGTGGGAATGAAGCGGGAACACCGGATTTAGAAGCCGATGGTGATGAAGAACTTATTGTGGATGATGGAAGTGACAGCGAGAATGATTTGCATATAGTTTTGAACGAGGATGACTGTGGTATGCCATTTGTTCCACGCGAAGCAATAACGGATAATCGGGGAGTTTCGGAGGGAAGTGACGAGAAGGATGACGACTTCGTGGTTGCTAACGATGCTAATCGTTCAAGCAATGATGGAACATTGTTGGATCAGCCACCATCGTCGTGTGATGGATTGGAGCAGGCTGATTTGTGTTCTTGTGCTGAAAAAGGAAATGGGAAGAAGTGTTATCAGCTTTCGCAGTATTCCCAATACAAG TATATACGACCAATTAATTTGGAAGTTGGTGGATCTGGAGCAACAGTTTCCCTGTCTTCTCCTTTATCGGGCAAGGGTGATTGTGATGCAGATGGGTGCAATCGGCAGATGGTGTCAAGAATGCCCCACACTGCCTCATCTTCTACTACAATCATTCCTTCTGTTGCTCAACAAGGATATTGTTTCTCCCTTCCCCGCTATAG GACAATATTTGACATAGATATTGATATATTGGAATGGAAGCCCTGGAGACATCTTGGAGCAAATAGAACtgattttttcaattttggcCTGGATGAGGAAAGCTGGAAGAAGTATCGCAACCACATG GCTTTCAGGGCTGAATTTCAGCATGAGACAATAGCTCCAGAGGCTGTTGCTGGGGGAAGTTGTCAAGTTGTTGAGGCTACGGAAGTTCCTGTCTCCTTAGAAAATGCTGATAGAGGAGGGAAGCGACTGGAAGTA CCGAAAGGAAGAGCTATTCAGGTTGAAGGTGGTATTGGTGACCGACAATCATCCATGGATGTGAGACGCCCCCGGAATCGGGATTCTGATGTTGTGATACAG ATTTCTGTTCATGATTCCTTGGGGGATTCCACTGGTTCAAGCAAGCAAGAAGGCCATGTAGATGATGTTGTACTGGAAAAATCCGAGAGGAGAGAATCTGGGACGGATGATAACAGCAACATGCATGATTCTGGTGGTGTGCACGAGGATGCCCGGTCTATGGAGTCTGTGGATGAGTTGAGCAAAAGATTTAGTGTTTCCCATGCTAAAGACAGTAAAACATGCCATCTGACAAG GTGCTCTCAACCAACAGCTATGCCTAATGCATTGACTCGGGATCCTGATGGTCAAGTGGATGAACACAAATGTGACGTAGATAGGCATTATCATCAGAAGGCAAAGGAGCATGCTTTTAAGGATGAAAAAGTGACAGTAGAACAAACCACAGAAGTGGTTGTTGACAAGATACCTTTGAAAGAAGAACCACAAATATTGGAAGCAGTATCATCACTTTGCTATCAGATTCAGGGCTGTGCAAGTTCATCTTATGTTGAAGGTCATTCTAAAGCATCCAATGTTGGGATGGATATTGATATGGACAGAAATATGAAGCCTTCAAAAAGGCCATCATCAAATTCTGTCACTGAATTAAAGGAGTCTGTGAGATCTGACAGTTTTGACTCTGAAAGCAATGGTAGCGAGTTGGAATTAGGTGAATGGAAATATGGTTCTGAAGTCCAAAGTCCCAACCATGTGAAGCAGAACTGCTACAGTCGAATGCGTTCGTGCCATGCCAGCGAGTTGGAATTAGGTGAATGCAAATATGGTTCTGAAGTTCAAAGCCCCAACCATGTGGAGCAGAACTGTGACAGTCAAATGCAGCTGTGCAATGTGGCTGAACTGAAGAATcacagagatgatgatgagaCTGTTCTAATATCTTATAGAAAGGACCGGTGTGGTGGTGATCGCTTAAAGGTTAGCCATGGAACACATAAAGGAATGAGGCGTAATAATGGTGTCTATGATGGAAAACATTTGTCATATTATAGAGGAATTGAAGTACCAACCAGTCATCGCAGTGATAGGACTGTGGACAGGCAGTCGAGAAATGTCAGCACTGAAAATTTTCATGGGATTCCTCGGCTCTTTGAAGATGATATGGATCCATTTCTAAAGCACACAAGTGAAAAGAATTCTGCAGtggacagaaaaagaaaagattatctTCATGAAAGAGCGCATGTAAATGACAGAATAAATTCTATTTCTTACAAGGAAACCCGGTCACTGTCGGGGGATTCCTCTCTTAACACAAAGAAGGAAATGAATCCTTGGCAAAGAAGGAATTGGGATGATGAATCACGATTCAGAAATAGAACTCCTGATGAAGAGTTGGAACATAGATGCATAGAGGAACCTcgagaaaaatatggaagacATGTACCATACAATGGCAGAGAACCATTCAAAGAGAAGTATGATAGATATATACCATACGttgaaagagaaatagaaaggTCTGGTACAAGAAACAGGTATTGCCGGAGTCCCTGCCTAGATTTGGATTCTGAATGGAGCTCTTCTGGATATGATGATGAATTCTGGAGACATCCTAATCATCGGTGTTCCTCAGTTGATACTTGCAGAGAATTTCAAATTGTAAAAGAAAGACGGTGGCAGTATATCGCTTCACCAAGAAACGATGCTGGTGATTCTAGGAGATTTGATGAAAGATACTTTGATCACTGGCGACAAACACGGAGTGAGAAACTCAGGGTCAGGGACAGTCGTTGGATTGATCCTTTGTGTAAGTATGACTGTGATGCTAAAGATAGGTCCATTTATCCTGATGCTGATATTTGTAAGGAGAGAAGACAATCTAGTCGGAGATCTGAAGCATTCCATTGGGATGAAAACATACGTTCTAGGTATCGAAATCAAGATGATATGTATGCCGAGGAGGCACctttttcatttgaaaaaaataaaaggcatgaatTTATTCATGTTGAGCGTGAACAAGCAGTCCTTACGAGCAAGCATCAGGATTTGGGTCCTAATGAGCAGGGTGGAAGAAAAAttataagagaagagagaatatcGGAATTCAGTAGCCACAGTAATTCTGGAAGTGATATTATTTATAGGGGTAAGCAAGAGCAAGCAGTCCTTAGGAGCAGTGATTCAGCTTTGGGTGTTTGGGAAGGAAAG TTCTCTGGAAGATTGTCCAAAGCTGGGGATGCTAGATGCAGTGGTGGGCAGAGACACATGGACCGGATGATTGATAATGAGCAGATGATCTTCAGGCATTCTGATGAGTCACATATAAGGAAGACAGTCCTACCCAACAGATCAAAAGTTGCAAGTCATAGCAGCAGCTCAAAGATTGAAATAAGCCATTGCTATTTGAAGCCTTCTACCAATGGTGAGAAATGGATTGACAAGGATCCAGATACACAGTACCATGAAGCTTCTGACCTTGAGGAGGGTCAACTAGCAGAAGAACctgagaagaaagagataggTGCCGTTGAACAGAAAAACATGTCTGGCAGTACAACAGGAATTGATGTGAAGGGATGGAGCGTGAAAACTGAAGATGTTGGAAATAAGGAAAAGGGTTTTGTGGTGTATGACAATCGTCGAATTCTTGAGTCACTTGCGAAAATGGAGAAGCGAAGGGAGCGTTTTAAGGAGCCGATCCTTCCAAAGGACCTTGGTATGAACTCTAAGCTCGAACCTGTGCCAACTGTGGAAACAGCAGCAATTAAGCAGCAAAGGCCACAGCGGAAGAGGCGCTGGACTGGGACTTAA